In Spinacia oleracea cultivar Varoflay chromosome 5, BTI_SOV_V1, whole genome shotgun sequence, a single window of DNA contains:
- the LOC110798661 gene encoding scarecrow-like protein 13 codes for MQTSQHNYATSKLHGFLYQHAPDMTPYHSSHYQVMDNNMFPGNPSQENQISFQTFGEEYFTLDSAPSSGLYNIYDSPSATSAVSTSSNRSQFSPQGSQSYISDPPQSSDNTYGSPMSNSSVVDDNTELRNQLRELERSLMGPDSPRMADEHYCSLSHGSNHVASSNQLMEMLPRMDLKQILYLCAQAVSEKDFSTSETLMEALDKMVSVCGTPTQRLAAYMLEGLRARLESSGYTIYKKLRCEQPTGSEILSYMHVLYQFCPYFKFAYMSANLTIQEAVGNERSIHIIDFQIGMGTQWISLIQSLANRPGGPPFVRITGVDDSQSAYARGTGLEVVGKRLSMEAKKCNLPFEFHAAAMSGCQVQRENLNILPGEALAVNFPYMLHHMPDESVSTANHRDRLLRLVKSLSPQVVTVVEQESNTNTSPFLQRFGETWDYYTAIYESVDVALARDDKKRINAEMHCLARDIVNMIACEGAERVERHEPFGKWRARMSMAGFTQLPLSYTVNDGVRGLMKEFHENFRLQEWHGSLFLGWKNRVLSSSSAWR; via the coding sequence ATGCAAACATCTCAGCATAACTACGCTACTAGTAAATTACACGGGTTCCTTTACCAGCATGCTCCTGACATGACACCTTATCACTCATCCCATTATCAAGTGATGGACAATAACATGTTCCCTGGTAACCCTAGTCAGGAAAACCAGATATCTTTCCAAACCTTCGGTGAAGAGTATTTCACATTAGACTCTGCTCCAAGTTCTGGCCTTTATAACATCTATGACTCACCATCTGCTACATCTGCTGTCAGCACCTCATCGAACAGAAGTCAGTTTTCTCCACAGGGTTCTCAGTCATACATTTCAGACCCTCCTCAGTCTTCCGACAACACATATGGTTCCCCAATGAGTAACTCCTCTGTTGTGGACGACAATactgagctaaggaaccaactTAGAGAACTGGAGCGGTCTCTTATGGGGCCTGATTCACCACGCATGGCAGATGAACACTATTGCTCTTTGAGCCATGGGAGTAATCATGTAGCCTCATCAAACCAACTGATGGAGATGCTCCCTAGAATGGATCTCAAACAAATACTGTATTTATGTGCACAAGCAGTCTCAGAGAAGGATTTCTCAACTTCAGAAACCTTAATGGAAGCTTTAGATAAGATGGTGTCAGTATGTGGTACGCCAACCCAAAGGTTAGCTGCGTACATGCTTGAAGGGCTTAGAGCAAGGCTGGAATCCTCAGGCTACACTATCTACAAGAAGCTAAGATGCGAGCAGCCAACAGGATCTGAGATTCTCTCCTACATGCATGTTTTGTATCAGTTTTGCCCTTATTTCAAATTTGCATACATGTCTGCGAATCTTACCATCCAAGAAGCAGTGGGTAATGAGAGGAGCATCCATATCATTGATTTCCAAATTGGGATGGGGACGCAATGGATATCGTTAATCCAATCTCTTGCTAATCGGCCTGGTGGGCCCCCATTTGTTCGTATTACCGGAGTTGATGACTCTCAATCGGCCTATGCTCGGGGAACAGGACTCGAAGTTGTAGGAAAGAGATTGTCAATGGAGGCTAAAAAATGTAATCTACCTTTTGAATTCCATGCTGCAGCAATGTCAGGTTGCCAAGTTCAAAGAGAGAACTTAAACATTCTCCCTGGGGAAGCTTTGGCTGTGAATTTCCCCTACATGTTACATCACATGCCGGATGAAAGCGTGAGCACTGCAAACCATCGGGACCGCTTGTTAAGGCTAGTTAAGAGCTTGTCACCTCAAGTAGTCACTGTAGTTGAGCAAGAGTCAAATACCAACACTTCTCCCTTTCTCCAACGGTTTGGCGAGACTTGGGATTACTACACTGCTATATATGAGTCAGTTGACGTGGCTCTCGCTAGGGATGACAAGAAGAGGATAAATGCAGAGATGCATTGTCTTGCACGTGACATTGTTAACATGATAGCATGCGAGGGTGCAGAAAGGGTAGAAAGGCACGAGCCTTTTGGAAAATGGAGGGCGAGGATGAGCATGGCAGGTTTTACTCAATTGCCCTTGAGTTACACAGTGAATGATGGAGTCCGGGGTTTGATGAAGGAATTTCATGAGAATTTCAGGCTGCAAGAGTGGCACGGATCACTGTTTCTGGGTTGGAAGAATCGTGTTCTGTCATCATCCTCTGCATGGAGGTGA
- the LOC110774672 gene encoding uncharacterized protein — MKLNPKKCVFGVKSGKFLGFLVSERGIDANPDKVEAILSLPQPKSIKDVQRLTGRMAALTRFVRKSADRSIPFFNTLKQNGKFRWGETEERAFEKVKDHLRALPTIARSEEGDKLQLYVCASAQTVAAVLISEKDKVQQPIYFVSHILNPAEARYSLIEKVAYAVLIAARKPRPYFDAHTIQILTNFPLEKALQKMDTAGRLLRWAIELSEYDLEFHPRNAIKAQALADFVVEASYQEDETKAESWEVSVDGSAAQSGAGAGVVMTSPTGDKFEYAIRFTFAASNNEAEYEAAIAGVQLCLLADAKRIVMTTDSQLVANQFSGEYETKEPSMRRYQEKLKTLTAKLEAFDIKLVPRALNTAADSLAKLASSKAIELSRSVMIEIMHRRSTEEKGKEIMVITANKEWYDDIWAYKTTGVLPADIREAKKIKKDICWYVIYQGQLYKRAFSLPLLRCLTAYESARLIEEVHEGICGNHVGGKTLALICQRQGYYWPTMLEDAQSYVKKCEKCQLFAPVIRMPANDLMPILNPIPFAQWGMDIVGPFTTASGGRKFLIVAVDYFIKWIEADRFGIPTAIVFDHGCQFDCEPIRAFLADYRIKFAYASVCHPQSNGQAEAANKQILVALKKKLDEFKGKWADTVPEVLWGNRTTVKEATGESPFKLCFGSEAVIPAEVALPTFRIQHYEEQGNDSLLRHQLDFLPEVRLQAEIKSAAYKNRMSRAYNKRVKHRKLEIWEEVVAGSYRLMEMDGTPLKNSWNADTLRKFHV, encoded by the exons atgaagctgaaccccaAGAAATGTGTGTTCGGAGTGAAATCGGGGAAATTCTTGGGTTTCCTTGTCAGCGAGAGAGGCATAGACGCAAACCCAGATAAGGTAGAAGCAATACTCAGCCTGCCTCAGCCAAAAAGCATCAAAGATGTACAAAGGCTGACAGGAAGAATGGCAGCTCTGACAAGATTTGTTAGGAAATCAGCCGACAGGTCGATCCCATTTTTTAACACTCTTAAGCAGAACGGAAAATTCCGGTGGGGAGAAACCGAGGAAAGGGCCTTTGAGAAGGTAAAAGACCATCTTCGTGCTTTACCGACGATAGCCAGGTCGGAAGAGGGCGACAAGCTACAGTTGTATGTGTGCGCTTCAGCCCAAACCGTTGCTGCCGTACTAATCAGTGAAAAAGACAAAGTCCAGCAGCCGAtatactttgtcagccacattTTGAATCCGGCAGAAGCAAGATACTCGCTGATAGAGAAAGTGGCCTATGCAGTCCTGATAGCCGCCAGAAAGCCCAGACCATATTTTGATGCACATACCATACAAATTCTGACGAACTTCCCACTGGAGAAGGCTTTGCAAAAAATGGATACAGCCGGCAGACTGTTGcgatgggcaatagagctgtcgGAGTACGATCTTGAGTTTCACCCGCGCAATGCAATAAAAGCACAAGCCTTGGCCGACTTCGTAGTTGAAGCATCCTATCAAGAGGATGAAACCAAAGCAGAATCCTGGGAAGTATCAGTAGACGGGTCAGCCGCTCAGTCGGGAGCGGGAGCCGGCGTTGTCATGACCTCTCCGACAGGAGATAAGTTCGAATACGCAATTAGATTCACTTTCGCAGCTtcgaacaacgaagcagaatatgaagcagccATTGCAGGGGTACAGCTATGTTTGTTGGCAGATGCCAAGAGGATAGTAATGACAACAGATTCTCAGTTGGTGGCAAATCAGTTTTCGGGAGAGTATGAAACAAAAGAGCCGTCAATGCGGCGGTATCAAGAAAAACTGAAGACGCTGACAGCGAAATTAGAAGCTTTTGACATCAAATTGGTCCCCAGAGCGTTGAACACTGCCGCAGACAGCCTAGCAAAACTGGCCAGTTCGAAAGCAATCGAGCTCAGTCGATCAGTAATGATAGAAATCATGCACAGAAGGAGTACGgaggaaaaaggaaaagaaataatGGTCATTACGGCAAACAAAGAGTGGTACGACGATATCTGGGCGTACAAGACGACTGGAGTGCTCCCGGCCGATATCAGGGAGGcaaagaaaatcaaaaaagaCATCTGCTGGTACGTCATATATCAGGGACAACTCTATAAAAGAGCATTCAGCCTCCCCCTGCTGCGGTGTTTGACGGCATACGAATCCGCAAGGTTAATCGAAGAAGTGCATGAAGGAATATGCGGAAACCATGTAGGAGGAAAAACACTCGCTTTGATCTGCCAAAGACAGGGTTACTACTGGCCAACCATGCTGGAAGACGCACAGAGCTACGTCAAGAAATGTGAAAAATGCCAGCTGTTTGCCCCAGTAATACGTATGCCAGCAAACGACTTGATGCCCATTCTGAATCCAATTCCATTCGCCCAGTGGGGAATGGATATCGTAGGACCCTTCACAACAGCCTCAGGAGGCAGGAAGTTCTTGATTGTTGCCGTCGATTACTTCATAAAATGGATTGAGGCCGACCG GTTTGGAATACCGACAGCAATAGTATTCGACCATGGATGCCAGTTCGACTGCGAACCTATACGAGCATTCTTGGCAGACTACCGGATTAAGTTCGCATACGCCTCAGTCTGCCACCCGcagagcaacgggcaagccgaggcCGCAAACAAACAAATACTCGTAGCCCTTAAGAAAAAGCTGGATGAGTTCAAGGGCAAGTGGGCAGACACAGTCCCAGAGGTTCTATGGGGTAACAGAACGACGGTTAAAGAAGCAACGGGAGAGAGCCCTTTCAAACTATGCTTCGGATCAGAAGCAGTCATACCGGCTGAAGTAGCACTACCTACCTTCCGCATCCAGCATTATGAAGAACAGGGAAACGACAGCTTACTCAGACACCAGCTGGATTTCTTACCAGAGGTCAGACTGCAGGCGGAAATCAAGTCGGCCGCATACAAGAACAGAATGAGCAGGGCCTACAACAAGCGAGTAAAACATAGGAAGCTAGAG ATATGGGAAGAAGTGGTAGCTGGATCATACAGACTAATGGAGATGGATGGAACACCGCTGAAGAACTCATGGAACGCAGATACTTTAAGAAAATTCCATGTGTGA
- the LOC110786803 gene encoding uncharacterized protein isoform X1, with translation MNCCWLNRNSCFFSLNFPFRMTAMWLLLHHGSHSFDVRVTDMEKYRLLRLFLDIFEESVRQDVFLPSTFALFIESPCGRVELVDDKTMKLMWGWNWGKDTAEIWVEGTDKPGVVFRNAVATIEHHRKESERKLKERQDELLRAQRKEEEEMRKKQEREDILRELQEQMEYTIAVEVPVVDCEDLSTEYVRIISKDGADEVFPGASQPQPTQESSPSKKPTSPKPKQKAKVKPTTPKAPKVPKAKKLTPKRRPTPTQKQATPKAKKPTPTTKKPTSTPQQPTPTPEQSIPPAQQPTPTTQQPIPPPQQPNPSPQTHPTHSPPPQNTQNDQPPHSPPPQNTQNDQPPHSTPTQNQSEAVKRKGARTRPTGFRVNKVTAKKAGTWVSKGKGIGRKGTGRSKSARVFTDIEDIGSEEESEDSDWEESEPDNELEEDKLDDWVDSDVEAEVITDDVPDLLFEECLDGSSKMDKAYKNGKIWTHQPYGSIKLEPWLIFPDKSTFLDVLRSFCIQEGFGLSVERADSKRYTAVCAIETCDWRIHASKMFDSVSWAIKGISGCHKTCGRLEENPVVTSEWLCKNMMSLIEANTEIPVETLRRYAQETFQLRVKKRLLYKVRSMAVEKIHGGWAEAYELLPRYAEMIKQTNPGSYALISWGATSGDVNPKFRACFFSFAAQVKGFLRGCRPIIGIDGAHLSGFYKGILLTAVGIDGNNEIFVLAYGIVDTESCDSWTHFMRCLRQMFEQEGCNKDDWTFISDRMKGVDLAVRDTFPRATRRVCCQHLYMNCKNNGFSGSAFFKLFWIAANAHNEYVYGKALEKITAHDPNAAAYLDTCQEQWSRHMFDPAVCCDHNTTNFVESFNACTKPYRDMPVFSLLEAIRKWCMERVGARFDMAIDMEDGQLTEYAKKEVDERTGESRFCYATACGGGEFEVRDAHVNFPIRLSTRSCGCGKWQISGIPCKHALRVIYDQRLNPIDFVSPFFKSAAYKLTYADHIHPMSDPTQWPNFSLPTIQPPVIKRQAGRPAKKRKRGPNEPRKGKRNSNVKCGKCREFGHNSRTCKNGGPSTGPSTSAAAGASTSQGGSRGRKRANTAT, from the exons ATGAATTGTTGTTGGTTGAATCgaaattcatgttttttttccttaaatTTTCCCTTTAGGATGACTGCAATGTGGTTGTTATTGCATCATGGATCACATAGCTTTGATGTGAGAGTTACAGACATGGAAAAGTATCGTCTTTTGAGGTTGTTTTTGGATATTTTTGAGGAATCTGTTAGGCAGGATGTGTTTTTACCTAGTACATTTGCCCTGTTTATTGAGTCTCCCTGTGGTAGAGTTGAGTTGGTAGATGATAAGACAATGAAGCTAATGTGGGGATGGAATTGGGGTAAGGACACTGCTGAAATATGGGTTGAGGGTACAGACAAACCAGGAGTGGTGTTTAGAAATGCTGTTGCCACAATTGAGCATCATAGGAAGGAGAGTGAGAGAAAGCTCAAAGAGAGACAAGATGAACTTCTTAGGGCTCAAAGAAAGGAGGAAGAGGAAATGAGGAAAAAACAGGAGAGAGAGGACATTTTAAGGGAACTTCAAGAACAAATGGAGTACACAATAGCTGTGGAGGTGCCTGTGGTTGATTGTGAGGACTTAAGCACTGAGTATGTGAGGATTATAAGCAAGGATGGTGCTGATGAGGTGTTTCCAGGAGCCTCTCAACCACAACCCACACAAGAATCTTCACCCTCCAAAAAACCTACTTCTCCTAAACCAAAACAAAAGGCCAAAGTCAAGCCAACTACTCCAAAAGCTCCTAAGGTTCCTAAAGCCAAGAAACTGACCCCTAAGAGGAGACCCACCCCAACTCAAAAACAGGCCACACCAAAGGCAAAAAAACCCACCCCAACAACAAAAAAGCCCACCTCAACACCACAGCAACCCACCCCAACTCCAGAACAATCAATCCCACCAGCACAGCAACCCACCCCAACAACACAGCAGCCCATCCCACCACCACAGCAACCCAACCCATCACCACAAACACACCCCACCCATTCCCCACCACCACAGAACACCCAAAATGATCAACCACCCCATTCCCCACCACCACAGAACACCCAAAATGATCAGCCACCCCATTCAACACCAACACAGAATCAGTCTGAAGCTGTTAAAAGGAAGGGGGCCAGAACTAGACCTACAGGGTTCAGGGTGAACAAAGTGACTGCCAAGAAAGCTGGAACTTGGGTATCCAAAGGGAAGGGCATAGGTAGGAAGGGTACAGGGAGGTCAAAGAGTGCAAGGGTGTTCACTGATATTGAGGATATAGGTTCAGAAGAGGAGAGTGAGGATTCAGATTGGGAGGAATCTGAACCAGACAATGAACTAGAGGAGGATAAACTTGATGATTGGGTTGACTCTGATGTGGAGGCTGAGGTAATAACAGATGATGTGCCTGACTTATTGTTTGAGGAATGTTTGGATGGTTCTAGTAAGATGGATAAGGCCTACAAGAATGGAAAGATATGGACTCATCAACCATATGGGTCCATCAAATTAGAACCTTGGTTGATCTTTCCAGACAAGTCCACTTTCCTAGatgttttgaggagtttttgcaTACAAGAGGGGTTTGGACTAAGTGTTGAGAGGGCTGACAGTAAGAGGTACACTGCAGTGTGTGCAATAGAAACTTGTGACTGGAGGATACATGCAAGTAAGATGTTTGACAGTGTCAGTTGGGCTATTAAGGGGATCAGTGGGTGCCACAAAACTTGTGGGAGATTGGAGGAGAACCCTGTGGTGACCTCTGAGTGGCTATGTAAGAACATGATGAGTCTAATTGAGGCCAACACTGAAATTCCTGTTGAGACATTGAGAAGGTATGCACAGGAGACATTTCAATTGAGGGTTAAAAAGAGATTGTTGTACAAAGTAAGGAGTATGGCAGTAGAGAAGATACATGGTGGTTGGGCTGAGGCTTATGAGTTGCTTCCTAGGTATGCTGAGATGATTAAACAGACAAACCCAGGAAGTTATGCACTGATTTCATGGGGTGCTACAAGTGGGGATGTGAACCCCAAGTTCAGAGCTTGTTTCTTCTCCTTTGCTGCTCAAGTCAAGGGGTTTTTGAGGGGGTGCAGGCCTATAATTGGAATAGATGGGGCTCATCTAAGTGGGTTTTACAAGGGAATCCTACTCACAGCTGTTGGCATTGATGGGAACAATGAAATATTTGTTCTGGCTTATGGGATAGTGGACACTGAGAGCTGTGATAGTTGGACACATTTCATGAGATGCTTGAGGCAGATGTTTGAGCAAGAGGGTTGCAACAAAGATGATTGGACCTTCATCAGTGACAGGATGAAG GGAGTTGACTTGGCAGTGAGAGATACTTTTCCTAGAGCTACTAGGAGAGTTTGCTGCCAACACTTGTACATGAATTGCAAAAACAATGGATTTAGTGGATCTGCTTTCTTCAAACTGTTTTGGATAGCTGCAAATGCACACAATGAGTATGTGTATGGTAAAGCATTAGAGAAGATCACTGCTCATGATCCAAATGCTGCTGCATACTTGGACACATGCCAGGAGCAGTGGTCCAGGCATATGTTTGACCCTGCTGtttgttgtgatcacaacacaacaaactttgtggagtcattcaatgcatgcacaaaaccatacagagacaTGCCTGTATTCTCATTGTTGGAAG CAATCAGAAAGTGGTGTATGGAGAGGGTTGGGGCAAGATTTGACATGGCAATTGATATGGAGGATGGTCAGTTGACTGAGTATGCCAAGAAAGAGGTGGATGAAAGAACAGGAGAGTCTAGGTTCTGCTATGCTACAGCCTGTGGTGGGGGGGAATTTGAGGTCAGAGATGCACATGTGAACTTCCCCATCAGGTTATCAACTAGAAGCTGTGGGTGTGGGAAGTGGCAAATTTCTGGAATCCCCTGCAAGCATGCACTCAGGGTGATTTATGACCAAAGGCTGAACCCCATTGATTTTGTCTCCCCATTCTTCAAGTCTGCTGCATACAAGCTTACATATGCAGACCACATTCACCCCATGTCAGACCCAACACAGTGGCCTAACTTTTCTCTCCCTACCATTCAGCCTCCAGTCATCAAAAGACAAGCTGGCAGACCtgctaagaagagaaagagaggaccAAATGAACCCAGGAAGGGGAAGAGAAACAGCAATGTGAAATGTGGAAAGTGCAGGGAGTTTGGTCATAACTCAAGGACATGTAAGAATGGAGGACCAAGCACTGGACCAAGCACTTCAGCAGCAGCAGGAGCAAGTACATCACAAGGGGGTTCAAGGGGGAGGAAAAGAGCAAACACAGCAACTTAA
- the LOC110786803 gene encoding uncharacterized protein isoform X2, whose product MTAMWLLLHHGSHSFDVRVTDMEKYRLLRLFLDIFEESVRQDVFLPSTFALFIESPCGRVELVDDKTMKLMWGWNWGKDTAEIWVEGTDKPGVVFRNAVATIEHHRKESERKLKERQDELLRAQRKEEEEMRKKQEREDILRELQEQMEYTIAVEVPVVDCEDLSTEYVRIISKDGADEVFPGASQPQPTQESSPSKKPTSPKPKQKAKVKPTTPKAPKVPKAKKLTPKRRPTPTQKQATPKAKKPTPTTKKPTSTPQQPTPTPEQSIPPAQQPTPTTQQPIPPPQQPNPSPQTHPTHSPPPQNTQNDQPPHSPPPQNTQNDQPPHSTPTQNQSEAVKRKGARTRPTGFRVNKVTAKKAGTWVSKGKGIGRKGTGRSKSARVFTDIEDIGSEEESEDSDWEESEPDNELEEDKLDDWVDSDVEAEVITDDVPDLLFEECLDGSSKMDKAYKNGKIWTHQPYGSIKLEPWLIFPDKSTFLDVLRSFCIQEGFGLSVERADSKRYTAVCAIETCDWRIHASKMFDSVSWAIKGISGCHKTCGRLEENPVVTSEWLCKNMMSLIEANTEIPVETLRRYAQETFQLRVKKRLLYKVRSMAVEKIHGGWAEAYELLPRYAEMIKQTNPGSYALISWGATSGDVNPKFRACFFSFAAQVKGFLRGCRPIIGIDGAHLSGFYKGILLTAVGIDGNNEIFVLAYGIVDTESCDSWTHFMRCLRQMFEQEGCNKDDWTFISDRMKGVDLAVRDTFPRATRRVCCQHLYMNCKNNGFSGSAFFKLFWIAANAHNEYVYGKALEKITAHDPNAAAYLDTCQEQWSRHMFDPAVCCDHNTTNFVESFNACTKPYRDMPVFSLLEAIRKWCMERVGARFDMAIDMEDGQLTEYAKKEVDERTGESRFCYATACGGGEFEVRDAHVNFPIRLSTRSCGCGKWQISGIPCKHALRVIYDQRLNPIDFVSPFFKSAAYKLTYADHIHPMSDPTQWPNFSLPTIQPPVIKRQAGRPAKKRKRGPNEPRKGKRNSNVKCGKCREFGHNSRTCKNGGPSTGPSTSAAAGASTSQGGSRGRKRANTAT is encoded by the exons ATGACTGCAATGTGGTTGTTATTGCATCATGGATCACATAGCTTTGATGTGAGAGTTACAGACATGGAAAAGTATCGTCTTTTGAGGTTGTTTTTGGATATTTTTGAGGAATCTGTTAGGCAGGATGTGTTTTTACCTAGTACATTTGCCCTGTTTATTGAGTCTCCCTGTGGTAGAGTTGAGTTGGTAGATGATAAGACAATGAAGCTAATGTGGGGATGGAATTGGGGTAAGGACACTGCTGAAATATGGGTTGAGGGTACAGACAAACCAGGAGTGGTGTTTAGAAATGCTGTTGCCACAATTGAGCATCATAGGAAGGAGAGTGAGAGAAAGCTCAAAGAGAGACAAGATGAACTTCTTAGGGCTCAAAGAAAGGAGGAAGAGGAAATGAGGAAAAAACAGGAGAGAGAGGACATTTTAAGGGAACTTCAAGAACAAATGGAGTACACAATAGCTGTGGAGGTGCCTGTGGTTGATTGTGAGGACTTAAGCACTGAGTATGTGAGGATTATAAGCAAGGATGGTGCTGATGAGGTGTTTCCAGGAGCCTCTCAACCACAACCCACACAAGAATCTTCACCCTCCAAAAAACCTACTTCTCCTAAACCAAAACAAAAGGCCAAAGTCAAGCCAACTACTCCAAAAGCTCCTAAGGTTCCTAAAGCCAAGAAACTGACCCCTAAGAGGAGACCCACCCCAACTCAAAAACAGGCCACACCAAAGGCAAAAAAACCCACCCCAACAACAAAAAAGCCCACCTCAACACCACAGCAACCCACCCCAACTCCAGAACAATCAATCCCACCAGCACAGCAACCCACCCCAACAACACAGCAGCCCATCCCACCACCACAGCAACCCAACCCATCACCACAAACACACCCCACCCATTCCCCACCACCACAGAACACCCAAAATGATCAACCACCCCATTCCCCACCACCACAGAACACCCAAAATGATCAGCCACCCCATTCAACACCAACACAGAATCAGTCTGAAGCTGTTAAAAGGAAGGGGGCCAGAACTAGACCTACAGGGTTCAGGGTGAACAAAGTGACTGCCAAGAAAGCTGGAACTTGGGTATCCAAAGGGAAGGGCATAGGTAGGAAGGGTACAGGGAGGTCAAAGAGTGCAAGGGTGTTCACTGATATTGAGGATATAGGTTCAGAAGAGGAGAGTGAGGATTCAGATTGGGAGGAATCTGAACCAGACAATGAACTAGAGGAGGATAAACTTGATGATTGGGTTGACTCTGATGTGGAGGCTGAGGTAATAACAGATGATGTGCCTGACTTATTGTTTGAGGAATGTTTGGATGGTTCTAGTAAGATGGATAAGGCCTACAAGAATGGAAAGATATGGACTCATCAACCATATGGGTCCATCAAATTAGAACCTTGGTTGATCTTTCCAGACAAGTCCACTTTCCTAGatgttttgaggagtttttgcaTACAAGAGGGGTTTGGACTAAGTGTTGAGAGGGCTGACAGTAAGAGGTACACTGCAGTGTGTGCAATAGAAACTTGTGACTGGAGGATACATGCAAGTAAGATGTTTGACAGTGTCAGTTGGGCTATTAAGGGGATCAGTGGGTGCCACAAAACTTGTGGGAGATTGGAGGAGAACCCTGTGGTGACCTCTGAGTGGCTATGTAAGAACATGATGAGTCTAATTGAGGCCAACACTGAAATTCCTGTTGAGACATTGAGAAGGTATGCACAGGAGACATTTCAATTGAGGGTTAAAAAGAGATTGTTGTACAAAGTAAGGAGTATGGCAGTAGAGAAGATACATGGTGGTTGGGCTGAGGCTTATGAGTTGCTTCCTAGGTATGCTGAGATGATTAAACAGACAAACCCAGGAAGTTATGCACTGATTTCATGGGGTGCTACAAGTGGGGATGTGAACCCCAAGTTCAGAGCTTGTTTCTTCTCCTTTGCTGCTCAAGTCAAGGGGTTTTTGAGGGGGTGCAGGCCTATAATTGGAATAGATGGGGCTCATCTAAGTGGGTTTTACAAGGGAATCCTACTCACAGCTGTTGGCATTGATGGGAACAATGAAATATTTGTTCTGGCTTATGGGATAGTGGACACTGAGAGCTGTGATAGTTGGACACATTTCATGAGATGCTTGAGGCAGATGTTTGAGCAAGAGGGTTGCAACAAAGATGATTGGACCTTCATCAGTGACAGGATGAAG GGAGTTGACTTGGCAGTGAGAGATACTTTTCCTAGAGCTACTAGGAGAGTTTGCTGCCAACACTTGTACATGAATTGCAAAAACAATGGATTTAGTGGATCTGCTTTCTTCAAACTGTTTTGGATAGCTGCAAATGCACACAATGAGTATGTGTATGGTAAAGCATTAGAGAAGATCACTGCTCATGATCCAAATGCTGCTGCATACTTGGACACATGCCAGGAGCAGTGGTCCAGGCATATGTTTGACCCTGCTGtttgttgtgatcacaacacaacaaactttgtggagtcattcaatgcatgcacaaaaccatacagagacaTGCCTGTATTCTCATTGTTGGAAG CAATCAGAAAGTGGTGTATGGAGAGGGTTGGGGCAAGATTTGACATGGCAATTGATATGGAGGATGGTCAGTTGACTGAGTATGCCAAGAAAGAGGTGGATGAAAGAACAGGAGAGTCTAGGTTCTGCTATGCTACAGCCTGTGGTGGGGGGGAATTTGAGGTCAGAGATGCACATGTGAACTTCCCCATCAGGTTATCAACTAGAAGCTGTGGGTGTGGGAAGTGGCAAATTTCTGGAATCCCCTGCAAGCATGCACTCAGGGTGATTTATGACCAAAGGCTGAACCCCATTGATTTTGTCTCCCCATTCTTCAAGTCTGCTGCATACAAGCTTACATATGCAGACCACATTCACCCCATGTCAGACCCAACACAGTGGCCTAACTTTTCTCTCCCTACCATTCAGCCTCCAGTCATCAAAAGACAAGCTGGCAGACCtgctaagaagagaaagagaggaccAAATGAACCCAGGAAGGGGAAGAGAAACAGCAATGTGAAATGTGGAAAGTGCAGGGAGTTTGGTCATAACTCAAGGACATGTAAGAATGGAGGACCAAGCACTGGACCAAGCACTTCAGCAGCAGCAGGAGCAAGTACATCACAAGGGGGTTCAAGGGGGAGGAAAAGAGCAAACACAGCAACTTAA